The genome window CTTATCCTTAAGGCCGCGTTGATACCGGCGACCAATCCCTGGGCCGCTGCCTCCTCATATCCAGAAGTGCCGTTGATCTGACCGGCGAGGAAGAGCCCCTCGACCAGCTTCGTCTCCAGGCTAGGGGTGATCTGGCTGGGCGGCACATAGTCGTACTCCACAGCATAGCCAACGCGGGTCATCTCGACCTCAGCCAGGGCTGGGATACTCCGCAGCATGGCCAGCTGGACGTCCTCGGGTAGGCTAGTATTGGCCCCCTGTACATACATCTCACTGGTGTTCCAGCCCTCTGGTTCCAGAAAGAGCCCGTGGGCTTCCTTGTCAGCGAAGCGAATGATCTTATCCTCGATGGAAGGACAGTAGCGTGGTCCGATTCCTTTGATCAATCCGGTGAAGAGAGGAGCACGATGCAGGTTCTGGCGGATGATTTCATGGGTCCGGCTGTTGGTATGCACCAGATAACAGGGCAGCTGAGGGCGCCAGGTGCTCGGCTGGAGATGGGGGTAAACCGGGTTGATATTCAAAGTGGTTCCAAACCCTGACCATGGCTGCCAATGTCCATCCTCATCGAGGGTGGGGGGTCTGAAACTGAAATAGAGGGACGATTCGCTGCCTGGTTGCAAGACCGTTTTGCTGAAGTCTACGGTATGGGCATCGATGCGTGGAGGTGTACCCGTCTTCAAGCGACCCAAGGTGAACCCGATCTCGGCCAGGCTTTGAGCTAAGCCGATGGCGGGGAATTCCCCGGCCCGACCGGCTAGTTGGGTGACCTCGCCGATAATGATCCTTCCCCGCAGGGAGGTGCCGGTGGTGATCACCATAGCTTTAGCGCGGTACTCTGTTCCAGTAGAGGTGACCACGCCCCTGACCACCCATTGCCTTTCGCTCCGACTGTTCGGTTCGACCAATATCCTCTCTACCATTGCTTGTTTGAAATCGAGGCCGGGTTGGGCTTCTAGAGTTTGCTTCATGGCCAGTTGATAGAAGCGCTTATCAGCCTGAGCGCGTGGCACCTGCACGGCTGGGCCTTTACCCGTGTTGAGCATCCGTATCTGAATGGAGGTCTTATCGATATTGCGAGCCATCTCGCCCCCCATGGCGTCGATCTCCCGCACTAAATGACCCTTGGCCGGCCCACCGATGGAGGGGTTACAGGGCATCAAGGCTATGTTATCTAGGCTTATCGTCAGTAATAGGGTTTGGCACCCTGTCCGGGCGGCAGCCAGGGCGGCCTCACAACCGGCGTGTCCGCCTCCAACTACAATGATGTCGTACATTC of Chloroflexota bacterium contains these proteins:
- a CDS encoding tRNA uridine-5-carboxymethylaminomethyl(34) synthesis enzyme MnmG; protein product: MYDIIVVGGGHAGCEAALAAARTGCQTLLLTISLDNIALMPCNPSIGGPAKGHLVREIDAMGGEMARNIDKTSIQIRMLNTGKGPAVQVPRAQADKRFYQLAMKQTLEAQPGLDFKQAMVERILVEPNSRSERQWVVRGVVTSTGTEYRAKAMVITTGTSLRGRIIIGEVTQLAGRAGEFPAIGLAQSLAEIGFTLGRLKTGTPPRIDAHTVDFSKTVLQPGSESSLYFSFRPPTLDEDGHWQPWSGFGTTLNINPVYPHLQPSTWRPQLPCYLVHTNSRTHEIIRQNLHRAPLFTGLIKGIGPRYCPSIEDKIIRFADKEAHGLFLEPEGWNTSEMYVQGANTSLPEDVQLAMLRSIPALAEVEMTRVGYAVEYDYVPPSQITPSLETKLVEGLFLAGQINGTSGYEEAAAQGLVAGINAALRIRGINRAVDAGHLPTDIASVLSALDRGEPLTLPRNLAYAGVMIDDLTTKEISEPYRIFTSRAEYRLLLRSDNADLRLTPIGYKLGLIDEERYEAVEQKRRLIWQTIDRLSKTYPNPKAYLAQPLAEGLQPVDKATSALDLLRRPAVTCQMLTPLLSEDTLPNDIAEQVEIEVKYAAYIEKQQVEVERMRHLEQRRLPEDLNYDLILSLRREAKQKLKEIRPLTLGQASRISGVTPADIAILLVYLQRLQRVA